A region of Lycium barbarum isolate Lr01 chromosome 3, ASM1917538v2, whole genome shotgun sequence DNA encodes the following proteins:
- the LOC132633565 gene encoding 26S proteasome regulatory subunit 7 homolog A-like: MADIEDEIKDEKNPRPLDEDDIALLKTYGLGPYSTSIKKAEKEIKEMAKKINDLRGIKESDTGLAAPSQWDLVSDKQMMQEEQPLQVARCTKIISPNTEDAKYVINVKQIAKFVVGLGDKVSPTDIEEGMRVGVDRNKYQIQIPLPPKIDPSVTMMTVEEKPDVTYNDVGGCKEQIEKMREVVELPMLHPEKFVKLGIDPPKGVLLYGPPGTGKTLLARAVANRTDACFIRVIGSELVQKYVGEGARMVRELFQMARSKKACIVFFDEVDAIGGARFDDGAGGDNEVQRTMLEIVNQLDGFDARGNIKVLMATNRPDTLDPALLRPGRLDRKVEFGLPDMESRTQIFKIHTRTMNCERDIRFELLARLCPNSTGADIRSVCTEAGMYAIRARRKTVTEKDFLDAVNKVIKGYQKFSATPKYMVYN; encoded by the exons ATGGCAGATATCGAAGATGAGATTAAGGACGAGAAAAACCCTAGGCCACTTGATGAAGATGATATTGCTTTACTCAAGACTTAT GGTTTGGGGCCTTATTCAACAAGCATAAAGAAAGCTGAGAAGGAGATCAAGGAAATGGCAAAAAAGATAAATGATTTGCGTG GTATTAAGGAATCTGACACTGGATTGGCTGCACCAAGTCAATGGGATCTAGTTTCTGATAAACAGATGATGCAGGAGGAGCAACCTCTTCAG GTGGCTAGGTGTACAAAGATAATTAGCCCCAATACTGAAGATGcaaaatatgttataaatgtcaAGCAAATTGCTAAG TTTGTTGTTGGATTGGGTGATAAAGTTTCGCCAACTGATATTGAAGAAGGCATGAGAGTCGG CGTTGATAGGAACAAATATCAAATTCAGATTCCGTTGCCCCCAAAAATTGATCCAAGTGTCACAATGATGACTGTTGAGGAAAAACCTGATGTTACATACAATGACGTTGGAGGATGCAAGGAGCAAATTGAAAAGATGCGAGAG GTTGTTGAGCTTCCCATGCTTCACCCTGAAAAATTCGTCAAACTTGGAATTGATCCCCCTAAGGGTGTTCTCTTGTATGGTCCTCCTGGTACTGGGAAAACACTGCTTGCCAGAGCAGTTGCAAATCGTACAGATGCATGCTTCATTCGCGTTATTGGTAGTGAGCTTGTTCAGAAATATGTTGGTGAGGGGGCTAGAATGGTTCGTGAACTGTTCCAG ATGGCACGCTCCAAGAAGGCCTGCATTGTGTTTTTCGACGAAGTAGATGCCATTGGAGGTGCACGATTTGACGATGGAGCCGGGGGAGACAATGAGGTTCAACGAACCATGCTTGAAATTGTTAACCAGCTTGATGGTTTTGATGCTCGCGGGAATATTAAAGTTCTCATGGCAACGAACAG ACCTGATACACTTGATCCAGCTTTATTACGTCCTGGACGATTGGATCGCAAAGTTGAATTTGGTCTGCCTGATATGGAGAGTAGGACACAGATATTTAAGATTCATACACGGACAATGAACTGTGAGCGGGATATTCGGTTTGAACTCTTGGCCCGTCTCTGTCCTAACTCTACAG GAGCTGACATTAGAAGTGTGTGCACGGAGGCTGGAATGTATGCTATTCGAGCAAGGAGGAAAACTGTCACGGAGAAAGACTTTTTAGATGCTGTCAATAAGGTTATTAAAGGGTATCAGAAGTTCAGTGCAACGCCGAAGTACATGGTCTACAATTGA
- the LOC132633564 gene encoding O-fucosyltransferase 36-like, with protein sequence MMRDRESSDEEDDRENLIQQNERLNDHPKSPLRSTFQIDYLKDRFALGHRFNSASGKRYFLAIILPVLVLILYFTTDIKNLFQTTVTSIKYDGSVNTMRESELRALYLLRKQQLGLFKLWNHTLVNDTSSTDLLSQISLNKQIQQVLLSSHELGNLLIESDNSPDPSFSGLGRCRKVDHDLSKRRTVDWKPRSDKYLFAICVSGQMSNHLICLEKHMFFAALLNRVLVIPSSKVDYEFKRVLDVEHINKCLGREVIVTYEEFAERRKSHLHIDRVICYFSQPQLCFMDEERVKKLKSLGVSTNKLETAWDEDVKKPKKRTVQDVVAKFSTDDDVIAIGDVFFADVEKDWVMQPGGPISHKCKTLIEPSRLIMLTAQRFVQTFLGDNFIALHFRRHGFLKFCNAKKPSCFYPVPQAADCINRVIERANSPVIYLSTDAAESETGLLQSLVVFNGKTVPLVKRPARNSAEKWDALLYRHGLEGDSQVEAMLDKTICAMASVFIGSSGSTFTDDILRLRKDWGSASLCDEYLCQGELPNFIADDE encoded by the exons ATGATGAGGGACAGAGAATCATCTGATGAAGAAGATGATAGAGAGAACCTGATCCAGCAAAATGAACGACTAAATGACCATCCTAAATCTCCACTTCGCTCCACATTCCAAATCGACTACCTAAAAGACCGATTTGCCCTTGGTCATCGCTTCAATTCCGCTTCCGGTAAGAGGTATTTCCTAGCAATTATTCTCCCAGTCTTAGTACTCATTCTATATTTCACTACAGACATCAAAAACCTATTTCAAACCACTGTTACCAGCATTAAATACGATGGTTCAGTTAACACCATGCGCGAGTCTGAATTACGCGCTCTTTATCTGCTTAGAAAACAACAATTAGGGCTTTTTAAGCTGTGGAATCACACATTGGTTAATGATACTTCTAGTACAGATTTGCTAAGTCAGATTTCACTAAATAAACAAATTCAACAAGTTCTATTGTCATCTCATGAATTAGGTAACTTGTTGATTGAATCGGATAATTCGCCAGATCCTAGTTTTAGTGGATTAGGTAGGTGTAGGAAGGTGGATCATGATTTGTCGAAGAGGAGAACTGTTGACTGGAAACCGAGATCGGATAAGTACTTGTTTGCAATTTGTGTTTCCGGTCAAATGTCAAACCATTTGATCTGTTTGGAAAAGCATATGTTCTTCGCGGCTCTGCTTAACCGCGTTTTGGTTATTCCGAGCTCAAAAGTTGACTATGAGTTTAAGCGAGTGTTGGATGTTGAGCATATAAATAAATGCTTGGGGAGAGAAGTGATTGTTACATACGAGGAATTTGCAGAAAGACGAAAGAGCCATTTGCACATAGATAGAGTTATTTGTTATTTCTCTCAGCCACAACTTTGTTTCATGGATGAAGAACGTGTTAAGAAGTTGAAGTCATTAGGGGTTTCTACGAATAAGCTCGAAACTGCTTGGGATGAAGATGTGAAGAAGCCAAAGAAAAGGACTGTCCAAGACGTGGTGGCAAAGTTTTCTAcggatgatgatgttattgcaATAGGTGATGTGTTCTTTGCTGATGTGGAGAAGGACTGGGTGATGCAGCCTGGAGGCCCCATTTCCCACAAATGCAAGACACTCATTGAGCCAAGTCGTCTTATTATGCTTACTGCCCAGCGTTTCGTCCAGACATTCTTGGGAGACAACTTTATCGCTCTTCATTTCCGCAGACATGGTTTTCTGAAATTCTG CAATGCCAAAAAGCCAAGTTGCTTCTACCCTGTTCCTCAAGCTGCAGACTGTATCAATCGTGTGATTGAGAGGGCCAATTCTCCAGTAATATATCTTTCCACAGATGCTGCAGAAAGTGAAACTGGTTTACTTCAGTCACTAGTTGTATTCAATGGGAAGACGGTACCCCTTGTTAAAAGGCCCGCTCGAAATTCAGCTGAAAAATGGGATGCTTTATTGTACAGACATGGCCTTGAGGGAGATTCTCAG GTGGAAGCTATGCTGGACAAGACAATTTGTGCTATGGCTAGTGTTTTTATTGGATCATCAGGGTCTACTTTTACCGATGATATTTTGCGGCTACGGAAGGACTGGGGATCTGCATCTCTTTGTGATGAGTATCTATGCCAGGGTGAACTGCCAAACTTCATCGCAGATGATGAGTGA